The sequence CGGCGAGAGTGCGGACTCGGTCGAACTGGTCGACGAGGTCGGTGACCAGTGATCCGGCGGTGACCGGGACGGTGTCGGCGAGGGTGGATATCCGGTGGTAGATCTCCCGGCTCGACGCGGCCATCGTGCGCGCCGCGAGCAGGCCGTGGCGGGCGCGGAACAGCTCGTCAAGCAGCTGTTCCGGATCATCGAGGTTTCCACCGGTGACCCGCTGTTCGAGTTTCCATACGTCGCCGGTCAGCATCTCGACGAAGTCCTCGAGCCGGTGGGTCAGCGTCGACACGATGGCGTGGGACAGCTCGAACGGGGTCGACGGGCGCAGTTTTCCGGACTCCAGCCGGTCGAGTACCGCCCGGGTGTCCCGTAGTGCGACCCGCCCGTCGACCGCCGGGTTGACGGGTCCGTGCACGGTCACGAGGTACCGGGTCCCGACGAACTGGTCGAGTTCGACGTAGTGGACGTGGCCGCCGGCGCCTCGTTCGGGTGCGTGCAGGACGACGAACAGGTGGTCCGGGTCGGCGTGCACCTTCGGTACGCGGTTGCGCTCGACGCAGTCGTGGACGCTGCCCGGAGCGAAACCGAACACGTCGGCGAGCACCCGTGCCGCGTCCGGGTCACAGTCGGGCACGTCCACCCAGAGCAGACCCTCGCCGCCCGCGAGCAGCCCGGCGAGCGCCTCGACCGGATGGCGCCGGATGCCCGAGTGGGTGATGAGTCGAACGTCCATCAACGTCCTTCCCCGGGCGGGTGGCCGCGGGTGGCGGGCCTGGCTTCTGGATACCAGCTGGGTCAGGCGTGGGCCGGTTGTCACACGCCGATGTCGCGGGTGAGGAGGTCTTCCTCTGTCTCGCGGCGGATGAGCAGGCGGGCTGTGCCGTCGTGGACGGCGACGAGTGGGGGACGCCCGACCAGGTTGTAGGTGGAGGCGAGGCTGTGGTGGTAGGCGCCGGTGGTGGCGACCGCGAGCAGGTCGCCTGCGTGGATGTCGCCGGGTAGCGGGACGTCGCGGGCGAGGATGTCGCCGGCTTCGCAGTGGCGGCCGACGACGGTGGCGGGGTGGGAGGCGGCGAGGGAGCGGCGGCCGATGAGCTGGAGGGTGTAGCGGGCGCCGTAGAGCGCGGGCCGGGGGTTGTCGCTCATGCCGCCGTCGACGGCGACGAAGGTCCGTACGCCTGGGAGGTGTTTGACGGTGATGACCCGGTAGAGGGTGATGCCGGCCTGGGCGATCAGGGCGCGGCCGGGTTCGACGGTGAGGCGGGGGGCGGGCAGGCGGTGTCGTTCGCTTTCGTAGGCCAGGGCGCCGGTCAGGCGGTGCGCGAGGCCCGCGAGGTCGAAGCCGTCGTCGCCGGGGGTGTAGCGGACGGCGTGGCCGCCGCCGATGTTGAGCTGCGCCAGCACGATGCCGTGCTGGTCGCGGATGGTGGCGAGCAGGCCGATCAGGCGTCTGGTCGCCTCCTCGATCGCGCCGATACGGGTGAGCTGGGAGCCGATGTGGCAGTGCAGCCCGACCAGTCGAAGGCCCGGCTGGTCCAGTACCTGGCCGGCGGCGTCGGTGGCGGCGCCCAGCGGGATGCCGAACTTCTGGTCGGGGACCCCGGTGCTGATGGCGTGGTGGGTGTGGCCGTCGACGTCGGGGGTCACCCGCAGCAGTACCCGCTGGTCGTGGGCCAGCGGGCCGAGGTGGCTGATCTCGTCGGTCGAGTCGATCACTATGCGCCCGACGTGGTAGTCGAGGGCCGCCTTGAGGTCCTCGGGGGTCTTGGCGTTGCCGTGCAGGATGAGCCGGTCGGCGGGGAAGTGGACGGATCGGGCCACGGCGAGCTCGCCGGCCGAGCAGACGTCCAGGGACAGGCCCTCCTGCGCGACCCAACGGGCGACCGCCCGGGTGAGCAGCGCCTTGCCCGCATAGCAGACCTCGACGCCGGGCAGGGCCGCGCGGTACTGCCGGGCGCGGCGACGGAACGTCGCCTCGTCGAGCACATAGGCCGGGGTGCCGAACCTCGCGGCCACCCTCGTCATCGCGCTGCCCCCGACGTGGAGTTCACCGTCGCTGTCCAGCGTGGTGCCCTGCGGCCAGATCCCGGCCGCGAGCTTCGCCCGCAGCGCGGGCCGCAGACTCGGGATGAGCTCACCCAGCGTCACCGTTCGCTCCTTCGCCGAGGCGCTGACCAGGTGGCAGCGCCGTCAGCACCACTTCATGCCCACCGGGGGCCGCGCGGGAAGTGGCATTGACACGGCGTTGACGGCCTGAGGGCGAATTTCCACAGCCCACGGAGCTTCCGAACCCACGATGGCTTGTCGGCGCCGGTCCTGATCGCCGACTTCGCCCGACTCTGTCGAGCACGCGAACGACGCCCCCTGATCGCCGTTTCGGCCCTCGGGTGGTCGCTACCGAGCCTGTCTCATGGCCACCCGAGGGCGAGAACGGCGATCAAGGCGACGGACGGACCTTGGCTTTAGTAGCGAATGGTCGTCTTGACTCGCGTCTTGACAGGCTGGCCGTGCTGGTTGGTCCACTCGGTCGCAACGTAGGTGTAGAGGGTCAGACCGTTACGGCCTTGGCGTTCCTCCCAGTGCGTCAGACGGGAGCGGGTGGTGATGACGTCCCCTGGCCGCATCTTGACCCCGAACTTGTCGGTCATGCCGCCGTTGAGGGCGTTTCCGCCCTTCTTCGTCTCTTGACCTGGCACCGCGCCCGCCGGCCTCGGCCGCACCAGCGGGACGGCCCAGGCGAAGGGATTGAAGTCGTCCGGGGCGATGATCCCACCCCAGCGAGTCGACCTGGCGTAGGCCTCGTCCCAGTAGATTCTCGGCGGCGTCTCGCCCCAGTACACCGCGATGGCCCACTTGCGAATGTCGGACGCCGCCACCGGGTAGGAGGTCGCCTCGTCCGTCCACACCCCCTTTTGTGCTTCAAGTTCGGGGGTCACGAGGGTTTCGAGCTGTCCCATCGCCTTCCTTCGATCTCCTTCGATCTCCTTCGGTCTCGCGGAGCGTCAACGCCGCCGTCGACACCGGGAGATCAGCCGCCGGCGGTCCAGCCACCGTCCACTACGAGCGTCGAACCGGTGACGTACGAGGCGTCGTCGGAGGCGAGGAAGGCCGCGACCGCGGCGACCTCGTCCGGATGACCTGGCCGGTCCAGCGCCGATTTCGACGCCGCCTTCGCGACCAGCTCGGGGAAGTTCTCCTCGCCCATGAGGGTCATGCCGGTCGGGTAGATGAAGCCGGGGCACAGCGCGTTGACCCGAACATTTGCCGTGCCCCACTCCCGGGCCGCGGACCGGGTCATCGCAAGAATTCCTGCCTTGGAGGCCCCGTACGCACCGGTGTGCGGCGACGAGACGAGCGCACCGACGGACGACCAGTTGACCACCGAGCCTCCACCGCTCGCGACCATCGCCGGGATCGCGTATTTCATGCCGAGAAAGACGCTCTTGAGGTTGATGGCCATCAGCTTGTCGAAGTCGTCCGGGTCGACGTCAGGGATCGCGGCCTGGGCCAGCCCCGCCACGCCGACGACGTTGCAGAGCACGTCCAGCCGTCCGAACCTGCTGACCGATTCGACGACAAGCGCCTCCACGTCGGACGCCTGGGTGACATCCGCGTGGAACGGAACAATCGCGTCGTTGTCGGCCGCGGTGTCCTTCTCGGCGCCGCTGACATCGGCAGCCACGACGAACGCGCCGTCGCGGGCCAGCCGCAGTGCCACCGCCCGGCCCTGGCCGATGCCGGCTCCCGTCACGATCGCGACTTTTCCCTCAAGACGTGCCACGAATGCTCCTCGGTTCTGGAACTAAGACCAGCGGCTCACGGCGCTGGGTGTCGCGGTCGGGCCCCGCGGCCTCGGGCTCTCAGACCATCGCGATGGTCTTGATCCGCTGGAACTCGGCGAGACCGTCGGGGCCGCCCTCCTTGCCATAGCCGCTGTAGCCCTGACCGCCGAACGGGCGATTGACCATGAGATTCGGAGCGCCGTTGATCATTGTCGCGCCGGCTTCGAGCCGCTCGGCGACCCGGTGCGCCCGCCGCACATCCTTGGTCTGGATGTAGGACGACAATCCGTACCGCGTGCTGTTGGCGATCTCGATCGCCTGCTCCTCGGTCGCGAACGGCATGATCGACAGCACGGGGCCGAACACCTCACTCTGACCGAGTTCGGAGTGCGGATCGACGTCGGCGAAGACCGTCGGCTCGAGGAAGCTGCCGCCCGGGTGGAGACCCAGCGGGCGCCCACCGCCGGCGATGAGCCTGGCCCCGTCCTGTGTGGCCCGCTCGATCATGCCGAGGATGCGAATGGCCGCGGCTTCGTTGACCACCGGGCCGATGTCGGTGTCGGTGTCCCAGGGGTCACCGACCCGGATTCCCTTGACCAGGGCGGCGACCCGGTCGAGCGTCTCGTCGTAGATCGATTCCTGGACGAGCATCCGAGTCGGAAACGCGCAGCCCTGTCCGCTGACCGTCGCGAGCACCCGCAGGGTGCCCCACGGGATCGCGGTGTCCAGATCGGCGTCATCGAAGACGAGGTTCGCCGACTTGCCGCCGAGTTCGAGAACGGCCGGCTTCATCTGCTTCGCGCAGGCGTGCAGGATGGCCGTCGCGGTCGCCGGGCCACCGGTGAAGGTGATCTTCTGCACGAGCGGGTGATCCACGAGGGCCGCGCCCGCCTCGACGGAACCCGGCAGCACGCTGACCACGCCCGACGGGAAACCCGCCTCGTCCACGAGGTCGGCGAACAGCTCGGCGGCGAACGGTGTCATCTCCGACGGCTTGACGACCACGGTGTTACCCGCGGCGAGGGCCGGCGGGACCTTCATCGTCAACGAGGTCAGCGGGCCGTTCCAGGTAATGATGGTGCCGATGACGCCGTAGGGCTGGGCGAGCGTGTAGCTGAACTCGCCGTCCGGCCCGAACGACGTGTTGACCCGGCCGGAGATCTTGTCGGCGAAGCCGGCGTAGTAACGGGTCCATTCCGTGGCGCCGCCAACCAGGCCGGACGCCGAGGTCACGGCCATTCCGTTGTCGAGGACCGCTCTGCGGGTGAACTCGTCGGCGTTGGCCTCGATGAGGTCGGCCAGGCGGAACAGCAGCCGGCGCCGTTCCGCCGGGCGCACGTCCCGCCAGACGAGGAAAGCCTCCTGCGCGAGCCGCACGGCCCGGTCGATCTCGCTGGGACCGGCCAGCGGGACGACGGCGTCAACTTCTCCGGTGCATGGGTCGATGTGCTCGAAGGTCCCCGCGGAACCGACGGCCAGCCGCTCGGAGCCGATCCGGAGATGTACCGCTGGCCTCGTCCTGTCGTACCCCGACTCCGCCATCACGCCACCTTCCAGGCTGTCATTGAAATTGCCCCCGAATTCATGAACTCGCACTTCTCGGGCCCGGCGTGAACGTGATCGGAACGGCCACTGGCGCCCGGCTGAAGGTCGAGATGAACTCGATGTCGGCGCCCGGCTGCAGGCGGACGTCGTGCAGCCGCTGGACGATCGCGTCGAGCGCGACCCGCAGGTTCATCCTCGCCAGGTTGGAGCCCGCGCACCGATGGGGACCCGCGCCGAAGGCGAGATGCGGGTTCTTGGAGCGATCAAGGTCGAACACATCGGGGTCTTCGAACTCGGCCTCGTCGCGGTTGGCGGAGGCCCAGTACATCAGGACCTGCTCGCCCTGCCTGATCGCCTTCCCGCCTATCTCGGTGTCGTGGCGAGCGCAGCGGGCGATGCCCACGAAGGAGCCGTCCATCCGGAGGAACTCCTCGACGGCGTTCGGGATCAGTTCTGGCCGCTCCCGCAGCGCCGCGAGGATCTCGGGGTGCTCGCACATGCGCTGCATCGCCATTCCCAGCACGCCGGCGGTCGTCTCGAGGCCACCGAGGATCAGCAGGTGAATCGTGCCGATCACCTCCTCGGGGGTGATCGGGCGCCCCTCGATCTCGGCCCCCATCACGGCGTCGACCACATCCCCGCGTGGCCCTTCCCGCCGCCGCTTCTCGATGAACTCGGCGATCCAGCCGGCCAGCTTCATCAGGCAGTCCATCGCCTCGGGGCGGTGGACCTGTCCCGCCATCGTGGCGTACCCGTTCACCTCCTCCAGGTCCTCGGCGGGAGCGTGCAGCGCGAGGTCGAAGAACGCCAGCCCTGGGAGCGGGCGCGCGAACGCCTCCATGAACTCGCAGGCGCCCTCCTCGATGAAACCGTCGATGAGCCGGTTCACGAGCTGGCGAGTCGGCGCCTCCCACTCACTGACCACGGCCGGCCTGAAGTAGGGATTGGTCAGCTGCCGGAACGCACGCTGCAGCGGCGGGTCGACCGTGACCGGCAGGATCTTCATCGACGGCCCCGGCGGCGCCGGCACGGTGATTCCCTCTTCCGAGGTGAAGGTCTGCCAGTCCTGGGCGACGCGCAGAACGTCCTCCTTGCGCGTCACCACCCAGAAGCCGCCGTGCTGGTCGCTGCGCGCCACGGGACACCGCGAGCGAGCCCGGGCAAGAGTCGGATGTAAGTCGCGGGCGAGCTCGGGCGCGACGGGGTCGAAGTGCTTCTCGACCCACTCGTCGTCGATCAGAGTCTGAGCTCCGGCTGACTTCTCAATCATTCTTCACACTTCTAGGAGTCGGCAAAGGGTGCGGACGGCACTCCTTCGGCAGCCAACGGGCCAAGATCTCCCCTGGAGAAGGGGCCTCTGCCAGGTCGGCGCGCCGAGGGTCCCCACGTCGAGGCGTCACGCGTGTCCGCCACCCGTCGCGACACCCCGGGGTCACTCTCCCTGCTGGGCGACCGCCCAGCATCTACGACTGTAGTGAACGCTTGCTCTCCTGGCTAGAGGCGGCATTGGTGCCGTCGGCCCGCAGCACACCGCGCCGGGTCAGCTCGTGGATGACCTGTTCGCCGGCCGCCGCGGCCTCGGCCACCCGCGCCTGCGACGCCCGCCAGGGGTCACCAGCGATGATCGCCTCGATGACCTGTCGGTGAGCGTCGACGATGTCCTCGTGGCGTCGCCGTTCGCTCTCACCCGCCGCCCAGCCGAGGAACCTGCCCTGGCCACGGAGTTCCTCCAGTAGCCGAGGGGTCGCCCCAGCCCGGTGCTGCACCCGGAGGATCTCGGTGGCCAGGTCCCTGCGACGACCGGCCAGGCCTCCGCTGTCGGCCAGCGCATCGAGAAGGCTCGTCAGCTGGTCCAGCACCTCGGGGCCACGATCCTCAGCGACGCGAGCGGCGGCGACTCCGCCGAGGTAGCCGAGGATGTGGTAGTCCGCCCGCAGGGTGCGCGCGTCGAAGTGCTGCACCAACGTCGCCCGATGCACCTGCGCCGTCACCAGGCCGTCCCGTTCGAGCAGGACGAACGCCTCACGGACGGGTGTGGGGCTGACGTCGAGGGCCGCGCTGAGCCGCTCGACGTAGATCCGGTCGCCGGACCGCAGCCGGCCCTCGAAGATCTCCCGCTGCACGTGCTCGACAACCAGAGTGCTCGTCTTCGTCCGCTGCGACCCGGATTTGATCACCACTTCGCCATCCTGGCTGCTAGGAGCGCTGCCGGTCAATAGAAAATAGAATATTGCGAGAGCCCTGAAGTGAGCGTACGCTCACCGACGCGCCAGGCAGGCGCGATCGAGCGGACGCAAGGAGGCTCCGGTGGCCAAGCTGGCCGACGGTCTGCGAGTGATCGACGCCGACTCGCACATGACCGAGCGTCACGATCTCTTCACGGAACGGGCGCCGAAGGGCTACGAGGATCGCGTGCCGCACGTCGAGCAGGTCGACGGAAAGCCCATGTGGGTGATCGACGGCAAGACGTTCGGCAAGGCGGGCTCGGGCGGCACTGTCGACCACGACGGGAAGAAGCACGCGTTCCGCGCGTCCCAGGGCGGGTCCTGGACCATTGACGACGTGCACCCCGCCGCGTGGGACGCGGCGGAGCGCCTGCGCCTCATGGACGAGTTGGGCATCAACGCGCAGGTCCTCTACCCGAACGAGATCGGCATCGGCGGTCAGAACCTGCGCAACTCGGTGCGGGACGAGGTGCTGCTGCGGCTCTGCGTCGAGCTCTATAACGACGCGATGGCCGATGTGCAGGAGCAGTCGGGCAACCGGCTGCTGCCGATGCCGATCATGCCGGCGTGGAGCATCGACGACTGCGTCCGGGAGGCCCAGCGCTGCGCCGCGCAGGGCGCCCGGGGTGTCAACATGACCGCCGACCCCCAGGACTCCGGGTCGCCGGACCTCGGTGACCACGCGTGGGACCCGTTCTGGGAGGTGTGCGCGGGGCTCAACCTGCCGGTGCATTTCCACATCGGCGCCAGCCAGACGGCACTCGCCTACTTCGGCACGACCTTCTGGCCGAGCCAGGACCACTACGTCAAGCCCGCGATCGGCGGCGCCTCGCTGTTCCAGAACAACTCGCGCGTGCTGCTCAACAGCGCCTACTCGGGAATGTTCGACCGGCACCCCACCCTGCAGATGGTGTCCGTCGAGTCCGGCATCGGCTGGGTTCCGTTCATGCTCGAGGCGATGGACTACGAGTTGTTGGAGAACGCCCCCGCCTGGGCGAAGAAGCTCCAGAAGACGCCGTCCGAATACTTCCAGAGCAACTGGTACGCCACGTTCTGGTTCGAGACCGGCCGCGGCGACCTTCAGCACCTCATCGACCAGGTCGGCGAGGACAGGATCATGTTCGAGACCGACTTCCCGCACCCGACCTGCCTGCACCCGAGCCCGATCGAGCAGGTCAGCGACACGATCGCCACCCTGCGCCCGCAGACCCAGCTGAAGGTCATGGGCGGCAACGCGGCCCAGCTCTACCGAGTCTGACGACACCGCGACGCCGCCAGGTCTCTCCGACCTCGTGGCGTCACGGCCACGAGGCCGCGGAATGTCCGGCCTTCCGACATAGGAATCGTGATTGATGATGACGACCGTCGATCCGGTCTACTGGGATCCGTACGACCCAGCCCTGGCGGCTGACCCGTAC is a genomic window of Pseudofrankia inefficax containing:
- a CDS encoding magnesium transporter CorA family protein, whose product is MDVRLITHSGIRRHPVEALAGLLAGGEGLLWVDVPDCDPDAARVLADVFGFAPGSVHDCVERNRVPKVHADPDHLFVVLHAPERGAGGHVHYVELDQFVGTRYLVTVHGPVNPAVDGRVALRDTRAVLDRLESGKLRPSTPFELSHAIVSTLTHRLEDFVEMLTGDVWKLEQRVTGGNLDDPEQLLDELFRARHGLLAARTMAASSREIYHRISTLADTVPVTAGSLVTDLVDQFDRVRTLADNQREYLQGVIEFYRTRTETKMTIAAERFAVIAAVTLPITALSSVLGMNVIVNDHTQVWPLVATLAVMVAMSAALLRWARRRGWW
- the lysA gene encoding diaminopimelate decarboxylase codes for the protein MTLGELIPSLRPALRAKLAAGIWPQGTTLDSDGELHVGGSAMTRVAARFGTPAYVLDEATFRRRARQYRAALPGVEVCYAGKALLTRAVARWVAQEGLSLDVCSAGELAVARSVHFPADRLILHGNAKTPEDLKAALDYHVGRIVIDSTDEISHLGPLAHDQRVLLRVTPDVDGHTHHAISTGVPDQKFGIPLGAATDAAGQVLDQPGLRLVGLHCHIGSQLTRIGAIEEATRRLIGLLATIRDQHGIVLAQLNIGGGHAVRYTPGDDGFDLAGLAHRLTGALAYESERHRLPAPRLTVEPGRALIAQAGITLYRVITVKHLPGVRTFVAVDGGMSDNPRPALYGARYTLQLIGRRSLAASHPATVVGRHCEAGDILARDVPLPGDIHAGDLLAVATTGAYHHSLASTYNLVGRPPLVAVHDGTARLLIRRETEEDLLTRDIGV
- a CDS encoding MaoC family dehydratase N-terminal domain-containing protein; protein product: MGQLETLVTPELEAQKGVWTDEATSYPVAASDIRKWAIAVYWGETPPRIYWDEAYARSTRWGGIIAPDDFNPFAWAVPLVRPRPAGAVPGQETKKGGNALNGGMTDKFGVKMRPGDVITTRSRLTHWEERQGRNGLTLYTYVATEWTNQHGQPVKTRVKTTIRY
- a CDS encoding SDR family NAD(P)-dependent oxidoreductase, translating into MARLEGKVAIVTGAGIGQGRAVALRLARDGAFVVAADVSGAEKDTAADNDAIVPFHADVTQASDVEALVVESVSRFGRLDVLCNVVGVAGLAQAAIPDVDPDDFDKLMAINLKSVFLGMKYAIPAMVASGGGSVVNWSSVGALVSSPHTGAYGASKAGILAMTRSAAREWGTANVRVNALCPGFIYPTGMTLMGEENFPELVAKAASKSALDRPGHPDEVAAVAAFLASDDASYVTGSTLVVDGGWTAGG
- a CDS encoding aldehyde dehydrogenase family protein yields the protein MAESGYDRTRPAVHLRIGSERLAVGSAGTFEHIDPCTGEVDAVVPLAGPSEIDRAVRLAQEAFLVWRDVRPAERRRLLFRLADLIEANADEFTRRAVLDNGMAVTSASGLVGGATEWTRYYAGFADKISGRVNTSFGPDGEFSYTLAQPYGVIGTIITWNGPLTSLTMKVPPALAAGNTVVVKPSEMTPFAAELFADLVDEAGFPSGVVSVLPGSVEAGAALVDHPLVQKITFTGGPATATAILHACAKQMKPAVLELGGKSANLVFDDADLDTAIPWGTLRVLATVSGQGCAFPTRMLVQESIYDETLDRVAALVKGIRVGDPWDTDTDIGPVVNEAAAIRILGMIERATQDGARLIAGGGRPLGLHPGGSFLEPTVFADVDPHSELGQSEVFGPVLSIMPFATEEQAIEIANSTRYGLSSYIQTKDVRRAHRVAERLEAGATMINGAPNLMVNRPFGGQGYSGYGKEGGPDGLAEFQRIKTIAMV
- a CDS encoding cytochrome P450; amino-acid sequence: MIEKSAGAQTLIDDEWVEKHFDPVAPELARDLHPTLARARSRCPVARSDQHGGFWVVTRKEDVLRVAQDWQTFTSEEGITVPAPPGPSMKILPVTVDPPLQRAFRQLTNPYFRPAVVSEWEAPTRQLVNRLIDGFIEEGACEFMEAFARPLPGLAFFDLALHAPAEDLEEVNGYATMAGQVHRPEAMDCLMKLAGWIAEFIEKRRREGPRGDVVDAVMGAEIEGRPITPEEVIGTIHLLILGGLETTAGVLGMAMQRMCEHPEILAALRERPELIPNAVEEFLRMDGSFVGIARCARHDTEIGGKAIRQGEQVLMYWASANRDEAEFEDPDVFDLDRSKNPHLAFGAGPHRCAGSNLARMNLRVALDAIVQRLHDVRLQPGADIEFISTFSRAPVAVPITFTPGPRSASS
- a CDS encoding GntR family transcriptional regulator, which produces MVIKSGSQRTKTSTLVVEHVQREIFEGRLRSGDRIYVERLSAALDVSPTPVREAFVLLERDGLVTAQVHRATLVQHFDARTLRADYHILGYLGGVAAARVAEDRGPEVLDQLTSLLDALADSGGLAGRRRDLATEILRVQHRAGATPRLLEELRGQGRFLGWAAGESERRRHEDIVDAHRQVIEAIIAGDPWRASQARVAEAAAAGEQVIHELTRRGVLRADGTNAASSQESKRSLQS
- a CDS encoding amidohydrolase family protein: MAKLADGLRVIDADSHMTERHDLFTERAPKGYEDRVPHVEQVDGKPMWVIDGKTFGKAGSGGTVDHDGKKHAFRASQGGSWTIDDVHPAAWDAAERLRLMDELGINAQVLYPNEIGIGGQNLRNSVRDEVLLRLCVELYNDAMADVQEQSGNRLLPMPIMPAWSIDDCVREAQRCAAQGARGVNMTADPQDSGSPDLGDHAWDPFWEVCAGLNLPVHFHIGASQTALAYFGTTFWPSQDHYVKPAIGGASLFQNNSRVLLNSAYSGMFDRHPTLQMVSVESGIGWVPFMLEAMDYELLENAPAWAKKLQKTPSEYFQSNWYATFWFETGRGDLQHLIDQVGEDRIMFETDFPHPTCLHPSPIEQVSDTIATLRPQTQLKVMGGNAAQLYRV